In Leishmania mexicana MHOM/GT/2001/U1103 complete genome, chromosome 22, a genomic segment contains:
- a CDS encoding i/6 autoantigen-like protein, with the protein MLISTRDAFEKRRITREDGIDVLPRQMITVAALEAGYCLRSPTVGEAVSKTTYPGQMTAYEFTEFCEDNRSSLMSAEDMAKCVVVVAPACIITRRSLEEIVTKSSFKKDALSEEEVDALFSILDAENKGAITDRDFMRALYGETGVHCLAARRKLDALEAKRREQEALDQARVEEEEEKKAPSEKETPKPLEKEQKKKKASACC; encoded by the coding sequence ATGCTGATCTCTACGAGGGATGCTTTTGAGAAGCGCCGCATCACCCGCGAGGATGGCATAGATGTGTTGCCTCGTCAAATGATCACAGTGGCCGCTCTCGAGGCTGGCTACTGCCTGAGGTCGCCCACGGTTGGCGAGGCGGTGAGCAAGACCACGTATCCTGGTCAGATGACTGCCTACGAGTTCACCGAGTTCTGCGAAGATAACAGGTCATCTCTCATGTCGGCTGAGGACATGGCGAAATGTGTTGTTGTGGTGGCCCCGGCGTGTATTATCACACGCAGGTCGCTGGAGGAAATCGTGACCAAGAGCAGCTTCAAGAAAGATGCCCTGTCcgaagaggaggtggacgcTCTCTTTAGCATCCTAGACGCTGAAAACAAGGGTGCTATCACTGACAGGGACTTCATGCGTGCTCTTTACGGTGAGACAGGTGTGCACTGCCTTGCGGCGCGCCGCAAGCTGGACGCACTGGAGGCTAAGCGTCGGGAGCAGGAGGCCCTCGACCAGGCAagagtggaggaggaggaggagaagaaagCCCCTTCCGAAAAGGAGACCCCCAAACCCCTGGAGAAGGAacagaagaagaagaaggctTCTGCATGCTGCTAA